The Candidatus Cloacimonadota bacterium genomic interval AGATTGTATGAGCAGCAAGCGTCATAGTTAAATCAAAATCTACTTTTACAATAATTGATGAGCTTAGTTTATTCAAATGAAAAAAATCAATAGATTCGCTTATAGATTGTTCTATCAGCCATCTTTGACCATATTTAAGCACAATTTCTTTCATGCTTATATCAAAATCATTTGTAATTAAAAATGTCGGATTTTTTCTCCCGTTATTCGTAATTACTATTTGCCTGATTTCTCCATCATAATCATTCAATTTTGTTTTAGAATCATGAACTAAAAGATTGCGATATTTTCTTCTAAATTTGTTGGATAATTTGATTTTTGTCCAATCTGATTTTGGTACTTTGAGAGCATCTGAAACAATCTTTTTGCCTCGCCTTCTCAAGGTTATGAATTTTATTTTATCTACATTTATCTTACTCAAGTTTTTATATGTAGTAAATTTAGAATCGAAAATTAAACAATTAATCTTTTTATTACTTTCTTTGTAAAAATCGATAAATTCCAATATAGCATCGGATTGACTATTGTTTTTTATCTCAGAATCCGTATAGACAATATTCCTCTCATGCTGATCTTGAACCAGCATTGCCAAAATGCTTTTCAGGCCGATGTGCCTTGTATTTGACCAATGTTTTTCCAAAACACTCTCATCTCCCCAATGAGGAATTGTAGTAAAATCAAGATTAAATTCTCCGGATTCCGGGATAATACGAGAAACAGCATCAGTAAATAATCGAATGAATTCTTTATTCATCTGGCGATTTATTTTGTAAGAATATGATGAAAGAGTTGCATTTTTTGGGAGAACATTCAAGCCGCTGAATAGTCCCAATCCGCGATCTATTCGGTAATCACTGTCGTGAGAGATTCTTTCCGTATTATTTAATTTCAATGCAATAAAAGATAAAATCATATTCAGCTTACTTAACTGCTCTGTTTCCGGATAACCGGATTTATTGATGATTTCATCTATTTTAATTTCTTTCAAAATTGGATAAAATAAGAAAATACTACCACTGAGTGAATCAAATTTTTGGGAAACGAGATAGTCAAGTGGCATGGATTTTGGTGCTTGAATTCTGTTTGATAATTTTACACATTTTTTCTCTCTCGATGTTCTTCTTGAAAGGGTTGGCTGGTTATTTTCTTTGAGAATATTATTTATTTTCCACAAACTAATATTTACATTTTCTCCCGATAGAATTGATTTAATATCAACGATAGACAGATTGTTTCTTCTTAATGAAATAATTTTTTCTTCGAGATTTTTTTCAATTTTGCTTCTTTTCCCGACTTTTGATTCAATAAAAAATGTTAGTGAAAAATCTTTATTTTCTCTTATTGCCTGATAAAAATCAGCTTTTAACGATCGAAAAGTATTAAATTTAAGATTGAACTTTTTACATACTTCTTTGTCAGTACATTTTTCGACAATACTCTTTCGCAGGGCTTCGTAAAGCACCTGCTTTCTGTTTTTAGGCGAATCAAAAAAATCTAATATATCCATAAATACGAAGGTAATAAAACGCAATGAAACGTCAAGTTAAAAATAGATAAAATTCACCCTGCTAATTTTGCTCTTACATTTTGCTCGATTTTATCGCATTATAACAGGGTTTTAGAATCTCCGAGAAATAATATACAAACACTTTCTCATCATTATCATTTTGTTGAAAAATTATAGTTCTGGTTTATTACCTTCATTTATGTAGCATTTGTGAAGGGAAAAATTGCCGTGGAATAAATTTCAGAAATGAAATTCGATTGATTTGTTCCAATAAGATGGGAGTAATAAAGCATTTGAGCTTAGATTCAATTATAATTTTTGGAAGTTAAATATTTTTTCAGCTAACAGTAATTTTTGGAAAATGAAATTTTATGATTGCTTTTTCCCTCAATGAAAATCAGTGATAATTATATTAGCGATAGTTGCTTTATTTTCTGTAATTTTTGCAACAACGATGACTGTTCAAACAACTACAGGAGATCATGAATTTGTTCTGGAAGAAATAATTAATATAACTTTTACGCCCGGTGACTCACCTGATGGAATGATATTTATAGAAGGCGGTACCTTTGAAATGGGCGACCAATTTAATGAAGGTGGTGACGATGAACTACCTCTGCATGAAGTAACTCTTGATGATTTCTACATTGGACAATATGAAGTAACACAAGCACAATTTGAAAATGTTATGGGTTATAATCCTTCATATTTCGCAGGAGAGAATAAACCTGTAGAATATTTAACCTGGTATGAAATGATTAAATTTTGTAATAAGAAGAGTATGCAAGAAGGTTTAACACCTTGCTATTCCGTCGATGGTGATACAGATCCTGATAATTGGGGGAATAGTTTCGATCCTGATTGTGATTTTGATGTCAATGGCTATCGCTTACCAACCGAAGCAGAATGGGAATATGCAGCGAGAGGTGGAAACGAAGGCGATAATGACAATTATCGCTATTCCGGTTGCCATGATGAGGGAGATTTACCTGATTATGCCTGGTATGATTCTAATTCCGGAAATGAAACCCATGAAGTTGGAACTAAATTACCTAATCAATTGGATATCTATGATATGTCCGGTAATGTTTGGGAATGGTGCTGGGATTGGTATGATTCAGATTATTATAGTAGTTCACCAAGTGAAAACCCCACCGGACCAAATAGCGGATTGGACAGTGTGCTACGTGGCGGTTACTGGAACGGCGGCGCGGACGGCTGTCGTGTGGCTGACCGGTACGGCGTCGCCCCGTCTGGCAGTGGCGGCCTCGTAGGCTTCCGCATTCTCAGGGCATATGAATAATTCCGAAGGAATTATCTTAGCTTTTGGCTTTTTTACCTTTTTACCTTTTTTTAAACTTCTCCCTAACCCTCTCCTAAAATTAGGAGAGGGCATTGCGGGGATTAAGTCTCGATAAGTTTAAAAGATATGAAACTATTTTCACAGGGTGAACTTTTTTTAACTTCGGAAGTTGAATATGTCCTGTAGTCACTTTTTTTAATCTAAAATAAGCGAAGCAAAAAGAGATTAAAAAAGTGAGTGCAGAACGGAAGAAAAATAAATAAGGTTTTTGATGATGGTAAAGTAAAGCAAGACTTGAGTTGCAATGACGCAGGAATGCGACTTAAGAATTGCGGGGATAAAATAAATCGTTCTTAACTCAACCGGCAACTCCTGTTAAGCCAAGTCTGATTAATGCAAGAATTGCGAGGAATAATCAAAATCGTTCTTAACTCAACCGGCAACGCCTGTTAAGCCAAGTCCGAGTGTAGCAAGACTTGAGTCGAGACGAAGTTCGACTTAAGAATTGCGGAGATAAAAAAATCGTTCTTAACTCGCACTACGTTGCAAGTCAAGTCCGATTGAAGCAAGACTTCCATTCTCAAATCGGATT includes:
- a CDS encoding SUMF1/EgtB/PvdO family nonheme iron enzyme — its product is MIIILAIVALFSVIFATTMTVQTTTGDHEFVLEEIINITFTPGDSPDGMIFIEGGTFEMGDQFNEGGDDELPLHEVTLDDFYIGQYEVTQAQFENVMGYNPSYFAGENKPVEYLTWYEMIKFCNKKSMQEGLTPCYSVDGDTDPDNWGNSFDPDCDFDVNGYRLPTEAEWEYAARGGNEGDNDNYRYSGCHDEGDLPDYAWYDSNSGNETHEVGTKLPNQLDIYDMSGNVWEWCWDWYDSDYYSSSPSENPTGPNSGLDSVLRGGYWNGGADGCRVADRYGVAPSGSGGLVGFRILRAYE
- a CDS encoding transposase; this encodes MDILDFFDSPKNRKQVLYEALRKSIVEKCTDKEVCKKFNLKFNTFRSLKADFYQAIRENKDFSLTFFIESKVGKRSKIEKNLEEKIISLRRNNLSIVDIKSILSGENVNISLWKINNILKENNQPTLSRRTSREKKCVKLSNRIQAPKSMPLDYLVSQKFDSLSGSIFLFYPILKEIKIDEIINKSGYPETEQLSKLNMILSFIALKLNNTERISHDSDYRIDRGLGLFSGLNVLPKNATLSSYSYKINRQMNKEFIRLFTDAVSRIIPESGEFNLDFTTIPHWGDESVLEKHWSNTRHIGLKSILAMLVQDQHERNIVYTDSEIKNNSQSDAILEFIDFYKESNKKINCLIFDSKFTTYKNLSKINVDKIKFITLRRRGKKIVSDALKVPKSDWTKIKLSNKFRRKYRNLLVHDSKTKLNDYDGEIRQIVITNNGRKNPTFLITNDFDISMKEIVLKYGQRWLIEQSISESIDFFHLNKLSSSIIVKVDFDLTMTLAAHTIYKLFTKKIDGFGDKKAKTIYRDFIKNHSRFEICKKTKIIKITINKKSHLPFIIDCDWFKNEIAIPWLYDYKIKFEVSNTS